The Carboxydocella sporoproducens DSM 16521 sequence AAACCCTGTTTACTCCCGGACACTCAGCGGGACATTGTTGTTTTTATCTGCGTCAGCATGGAATTCTCTATTCCGGGGATCACATTTTAAGCGATATTTCCCCCAATCCTATTCTGGACAAGGGTAAGGATGGCCAGCGGCGGCGGTCAATGCTGGAGTACTTGCAGAGCGTGGAAATGGTAGCAGCATTGCCGGTAAAGCTGGTCTATCCGGGACATGGCCAGCCCTTTACTGATCTGGCCGCGGTTCTGGAGCGGTTCCGTGACTATCATCAACAGCGGGAGCAAACGGTAATGGCAGCCCTGGATATCACGCCCCAAACTCCCTACCAAATAGCTTGCCAGGTGTATCCCGACATGAAGGCCCTGGATGTTTTCCTGGGCATCTCCAAGGTCTGGGGGCATCTGGACCTGCTAGAACAGGAAGGAAAAGTGACAGTAACCGCTAAAGATAATGTTCACTATTACAGCCTCCGTTAGGGGGCTGTTTTTGGCATTTCATGGACGATTTTCGACCTTTCGGCGAAATGAATATATTTTCAGAAAATAATACTTTACAATCAAAGGAGGGGAATGAGCGTTCATTCATAGGGAGGTAAGAGACAATGAACTTGCGGGAGAATTTATTTAATAGTGTACAGCAAAGGGGAGAGGCGGAGGCCTATACTTATCTTGGTAAAACCTGCTCCTACACGGAACTGGGACAGCAGGTAGCCAGGCTGGCGGGTAAATTGCGAGAACTCGGGGTTAAGGAAGATTGTTCTGTAGCTTTGATTTTGCCCAATTCGGCGGAATTTCTCATCACCTATTATGCTGTGGTTAGCCTGGGTGCCCGTGTGATTCCCATTAATCCCCTTTATACCAGAGATGAGATCGGCTATATTCTGATGGACAGTCAGTCTATCGGGGTTGTGACTTTACCACAGATTGCTGCAGCTTTGCTGGAGTATAGAGCTTACTTGCCGCATTTGAGCTGGATAATTGCCTGTGGAGAAAAGGTAGAGGGGGCCATTAGCTGGGCTGAGGCTTTAGAGGCAGTGCCTTTAACCAGCTGGCAGGAGCTACATGAAGATGATGTAGCGGTAATCCTCTACACCTCTGGCACCACCGGGAAGCCGAAGGGAGCTATGCTCACTCATAAAAATCTTTGTTCCAATGCAGAGTCATTACGGCATTATGTCCGGGCTACTGCAGATGATCGTTTTGTAGTTGTTTTGCCTATGTTCCATGTGTTTTGCATGACTGTCTGCATGAATATGGCCGTACTGGTAGGAAGTCCGATGTATATCCTGCCTAAATTCTCACCAGCTGAAGTGGTAAATGTGATCAGGGACTGGCAGGCAACAGTCTTTGCCGGGGTGCCGACGATGTACAATTTTATTATGCAAATTCCTAACGCTCGTCCGGAAGATTTTCGCAGTTTGCGGCTGGCCATTTCCGGGGGAGCTTCTTTGCCGGTAGAGCTGTTGCGCAATTTCGAAGCCAAATTCCGGACTATTATTCTGGAAGGTTATGGGCTCTCTGAAGCAAGTCCGGTAGTGTCCTTCAACCCCATTGATGGGGCCCGCAAACCTGGGTCCATTGGTTTGACCATTCCAGGGGTGGAGGTAAAAATTGTGGATGACAATGACCGCGAACTACCGGCAGGAGAAGTAGGAGAACTGGTTGTAAAGGGACCGAATGTCATGGCCGGTTATTTCAATAATCCAGCAGCTACGGCGGAAGCCCTGCGGAACGGCTGGCTGCATACCGGCGATTTAGCCCGGCGGGATGAAGAGGGTTATCTCTATATTGTAGACCGCAAAAAGGACATGGTCATCGTTGGTGGCTACAATGTTTATCCCCGGGAAGTGGAAGAGGTCTTATATCAGATACCCCAGGTGCTAGAAGCGGCGGTAATCGGTGTGCCAGATCCGGATTATGGTGAAGCGGTAGTGGCCTTTGTCGCTACTAAAGCTGGTCAAACTTTAACTGAGGAAGAGGTTTTAGAGCATTGTCGCCAGCATTTGGCTAAATATAAAGTGCCGGCCAAAATAATTATTACGCCGGAGCTTCCCAAAAACAGCACTGGCAAAATTTTGCGGCGGGTGTTGAAAGAGCAGCTCGGGGCTTGACAAATGGCCTTTCCTTGGCTAACATGATAGAGAACCAGAAAAATGATTGGGTGGGGGCAGAGAGATGGCAAAGAAAAAGGGAGAGAAGTATGAGGCCATCCTCGATGCTGCGGTAAAAGTGATTGCTGCCAATGGCTATGCCAACTCCCAGGTCAGCAAGATTGCCCGGGAAGCCGGGGTAGCCGATGGAACCATTTATCTCTATTTCGACAGCAAAGAGGAAATTCTCATTGATTTGTTCAATGAGTTTATGGGCCAGTTTATTGAAGAAGTGCGCCAGGAAATCGCAGCAATGCCGGATGTGGTTAGCAAACTGCGTAAACTGGTGGAGGCTCATCTGACCAAGCTGGAAGCCAGTCCGGATCTGGCCACAGTCACCCAGGTGGAATTGCGCCAGTCCGACCCGCGCTTGCGCCTGGCTCTAGGGGAAACCCTGCGCGGTTATTTCCGTTTGATCGAAGAGCTGATTGAAGAAGGGAAGGCCCAGGGGGTTTTTGCCCCTGATCTGAATAAATATCTGGCCCGGCAAATGATCTTTGGCACCCTGGATGATATTGTTACTCGCTGGGTCTGGAGCCGTCGCCATTACAGTCTGGCGGCCCAGGTACCACAGGTTTTCCAAATGCTGCTACACGGTCTTTGTGGCCGTTAGCATATACCTACCCCCTATCTTTTCGGTTTGGCCCCTTTCGGGCCGTTTTTTCTTTCAGGCAGGAATACGGGCCAGGATGATGAATTATACTAAGCAGAAGATAAAGAAAGGAGTTGGCCGGATGAAACAGGAAGAACTCCTGCGTATAGGGGAACAGGCTCTGGCGTATTTGAAAAAAGCGGGAACGGTGGAAGGGGAAATTTATCTCTCCTCTTCCCGGGAATTGTCAGTAGATGTGGCGAATAGCCAGGTGGAAACCCTGAAAATGGCGGAGGAACAGGGTTTGGGAATTAGAGTGTTTCGGGAAGGCAAACTGGGGTTTGCCTATACCAGTGACTTTTCGCCTGCTGCTGTGCAAAGGGCAGTGGAGCAGGCGCTGGCTAATGCCGTACATACTGCGGCTGACCCGGCCTATGGCCTGCCGGAAAACGCTAAGGACTATCCTGAGCTTCAATTACTAGACCCCCTGCTGGCGCAGACGCCGGTTGAAACCAAAATCGAACTGGCTAAAAGGGTGGAGGCGCAAGCCCATGCCGCTGATCCGCGGGTAAAAATCACTGAGTCCTGCGGGTATTCCGAAAGCCAGTACACCATCGCCATTGTCAATACCAGAGGGCTGAAGGCCAGTTATGAGGGAGGCTACTGTGGGGCTTATGCCTTTGTAGTGGCTGAAGATAAGGGGGAAGCCCAGACTGGATATCACTTTAATTATGCTCTGGATTTTAACAGCCTGAACCCGGAAGAAATCGGGCGGGAAGCGGGTTTGCAGGCAGCCCGCATGCTGGGAGCAGAACCTCTTACCACTGCGACCATGCCAGTGGTATTTGCTCCCCGCATTGCTACCGCTTTCCTGGGCGTGCTGGCTCCGGCTTTGTCCGCAGAGGCCGTTCAAAAAGGCAAGTCCCTCTTTGCCGGCAAAATCGGCAGCAATGTAGCGGCACCGCTGGTTACTCTTATTGATGACGGACGACGGCCAGGAG is a genomic window containing:
- a CDS encoding TldD/PmbA family protein, with translation MKQEELLRIGEQALAYLKKAGTVEGEIYLSSSRELSVDVANSQVETLKMAEEQGLGIRVFREGKLGFAYTSDFSPAAVQRAVEQALANAVHTAADPAYGLPENAKDYPELQLLDPLLAQTPVETKIELAKRVEAQAHAADPRVKITESCGYSESQYTIAIVNTRGLKASYEGGYCGAYAFVVAEDKGEAQTGYHFNYALDFNSLNPEEIGREAGLQAARMLGAEPLTTATMPVVFAPRIATAFLGVLAPALSAEAVQKGKSLFAGKIGSNVAAPLVTLIDDGRRPGAIMSAPFDGEGVPSQETILIQAGRLDSFLYNTYAARKEGKQSTGNGQRPSGFKGTPEIGTTNFFLAPGPVSPEQLLAEIEYGFYVTEVMGMHTANPISGDFSVGAAGFLIEKGQLTKPVRGVALAGNLAELLQKIDAIADDLTFFGGKGSPTVRIQAMPVSGK
- a CDS encoding long-chain-fatty-acid--CoA ligase, with product MNLRENLFNSVQQRGEAEAYTYLGKTCSYTELGQQVARLAGKLRELGVKEDCSVALILPNSAEFLITYYAVVSLGARVIPINPLYTRDEIGYILMDSQSIGVVTLPQIAAALLEYRAYLPHLSWIIACGEKVEGAISWAEALEAVPLTSWQELHEDDVAVILYTSGTTGKPKGAMLTHKNLCSNAESLRHYVRATADDRFVVVLPMFHVFCMTVCMNMAVLVGSPMYILPKFSPAEVVNVIRDWQATVFAGVPTMYNFIMQIPNARPEDFRSLRLAISGGASLPVELLRNFEAKFRTIILEGYGLSEASPVVSFNPIDGARKPGSIGLTIPGVEVKIVDDNDRELPAGEVGELVVKGPNVMAGYFNNPAATAEALRNGWLHTGDLARRDEEGYLYIVDRKKDMVIVGGYNVYPREVEEVLYQIPQVLEAAVIGVPDPDYGEAVVAFVATKAGQTLTEEEVLEHCRQHLAKYKVPAKIIITPELPKNSTGKILRRVLKEQLGA
- a CDS encoding MBL fold metallo-hydrolase, producing the protein MQLTVPTPFPVGPVNLYALQGEKGFYLIDAGVATPEARQLIKDWLPAPLQGILVTHGHPDHLGLAAEIAREHNCPVYLNEDEFQRLKEPGSQALARAELLIQGGVPGEMLAELTEVYQKSRQSYVVPLQDVEVRALKAGDVFETVQGPLETLFTPGHSAGHCCFYLRQHGILYSGDHILSDISPNPILDKGKDGQRRRSMLEYLQSVEMVAALPVKLVYPGHGQPFTDLAAVLERFRDYHQQREQTVMAALDITPQTPYQIACQVYPDMKALDVFLGISKVWGHLDLLEQEGKVTVTAKDNVHYYSLR
- a CDS encoding TetR/AcrR family transcriptional regulator; translated protein: MAKKKGEKYEAILDAAVKVIAANGYANSQVSKIAREAGVADGTIYLYFDSKEEILIDLFNEFMGQFIEEVRQEIAAMPDVVSKLRKLVEAHLTKLEASPDLATVTQVELRQSDPRLRLALGETLRGYFRLIEELIEEGKAQGVFAPDLNKYLARQMIFGTLDDIVTRWVWSRRHYSLAAQVPQVFQMLLHGLCGR